The genomic DNA CCGGCCACATCATCTCATTGCCGGAAGATGGCAGTGAGCCGAAGCTCAACCGCATTTTCCTTCGCAACGGTCGCATGCCGGAGCCGGACTCGCGGCGCGAGGTGGTGGTCGGTGAAGCCTTCGCCACGGAGAACGGCCTGCGTCCGGGTGATTCACTGGTGGCGGTGATCAATGGTCACCGCGAGACGCTTCAAATTTGCGGCATCGGCCTGTCGCCGGAGTTCGTATTCGAAGCGCGGGCCGGCCAAACGCTGCCAGACCACAAGCGCTTCAGCGTGATCTGGATGCCCTATCGCGCACTCGCCGTGGCCTACAATCTCGACGGTGCCTTCAATGACATCTCGCTCGATATGGCACCCGGCGCGGCGGCGCAGCCGGTAATCGCGCAGATGGACCTGCTGCTGGCACCCTATGGCGCGGGCGGTGCCTACATGCGGAAGGACCAGGCATCCGCGCAGCGGCTCGATGACGAACTGCGGGTCCTGCACGCGCTCTCGGTGGCCTACCCGCTGGTGTTCCTGAGCGTGGCGGCCTTCATGGTGAATGCGGTGCTGGCCCGCATTGTCAGGCTCCAGCGCGAGCAGATCGCGCAGATGAAGGCGCTTGGTTATTCGTCGCGGCAGGTCGGCGTGCATTACCTGAAGTTCGTCTTCGTGATCGGCTTGCTGGGCACGATCATCGGGGGCATTGGGGGGCGCTTCATGGGGGGCGGGCTGGTGAATATGTACACGCTCTTCTTCCGCTTTCCCTCGCTGGTATTCCGCATGGACTATGGCGCGCTCGGCCTGGCGCTCTTTATCAGCGCGGGCGCTTCGACTCTCGGCGTGTTGTCGGTGGTGTGGCAGGCGGTGAAGTTGCCGCCCGCCGAGGCGATGCGCCCGGAGCCGCCGGCGGACTTCAAGCCATCCTTCTTCGAGCGGATCGGCCTCACCCGTTTCTTCAGCCCAGCTTTCCGGATGGCGCTGCGCAATATCGAGCGCAGGCCATGGCAGGCGGTCTTCACCACGGCCGGCCTGGCGCTCGCCACCGGCCTGATGGTACTGCCCGGCGCGATGGCCAATAGCATCGACTACCTGCTGACCTTCCAGTGGAACCGCGCGCAGCGGCAGGACGCCTCGGTCTTCCTCGTCGAACCCTCGTCGGAGAAAGGCTTCCATGATCTGGAGCACCTGCCCGGCGTGATCCGCGCGGAGCCGATCCGCAGCGTCTCCACGCGGCTGCGCTTCGCCCATCACCACCGCAAGCTCTCCATTATCGGCATCGCACCGGGGACCAATCTCAACCGCCTGTTAGACGAAAACGGCCAGCCCATCATCCTGCCGGAAGAAGGCCTGATCATGTCGAAGAAACTCGCCGAGGTCATCGGTGCCAGGGTGGGCGATGAGGTTCAGGTGGAGGTCATGGAGGGCCGCAGGCCAGTGTTGAGCATTCCGATCCGGGGACTGGTCACGGACTTCGCCGGCGTGGCCGCCTACATGGACATCCGCGCGCTGCGGCGACTGATGAAGGAGGGCGACACGATCAATGGCGCCTACCTCAAGATCGATCATGCGCGCTGGGAAGACTTCATGCGCGAAGTGAAAGACACGCCGCGCGCCGCGGTGGTGATGGTGAAGCGAGACCAGCTCGAGTCCTTCCGCGATACCACGGCCAAGAGCATCGGGCTGATCCGCAAGCTCTACTTCGTGCTCGCGGTGATCGTGGCCTTCGGCGTGGTTTACAATAGCGCACGTATCGCCCTGTCCGAACGCAGCCGTGAACTTGCCACGCTGCGCGTCGTCGGCTTCCGCTTGAGCGAAGTCCGGGGCGTTCTGTTAGGCGAACTGGGGCTGCTGGTACTGTGCGCCCTGCCCTTCGGCCTGATGTTTGGCAAGGGCCTCGCCATGTTCATCATGGCTTCTTTCAGCACGGAGACCGTGCGCATGCCGATCGTGATCGAGACCTCGACCTACTCGATCGCCATCGGTGTGGTGCTGACCGCCGCGGCGCTGTCGTTCGCGATGGTCAGCCGTATGCTCTCGAAACTCGACCTCGTCGGCGTCTTGAAGGCGCGCGATTGATTTTCCACTCTCACCCACAAGCAAAGCATCATGTCTGACGGCAAAAGCGACACACCACCCTGGGAAGGCAAACGCGGCGGCTCCGCCAAAGGACTGGTGCGACGGTTGATCCCCTGGCTCATCGTCGGCGCCCTGGTCGCGCTCGTGGCGATGGGCCTGAAGCCGAAGCCTGTCGAGGTGGAAACCGGCGTGGTGGCCCGCGCGCCGCTGACCGTCCGCGTTTCCGAGGAAGGCAAGACGCGCATCCGCAATCGCTACGTGGTCGCCGCACCGCTGGCCGGCCGCATGCGCCGCGTGCCCTTCAAGCCGGGCGACGAGATCAAGGCGGGCGACACCGTTGTCACGGCGATCGAACCTCTGGCTGCTCCCCTGCTCGATCCGCGTGCAAAGGCGCTGGCGGAAGCGATCCTCGCCACCCGTGAGGCAGCACGCAACCGTGCCAGTGAATCGCTCAAGGCGGCGCAGAGCGCCAAGACCATGGCGGACCTCAATCTCGATCGCATCCACACCTTGAAAGGCGGCGCTGTTTCGCAAGCCGACCGCGATCGCGCGGAGATGGAAGGCTCGATGCGCGCGGCCGACGTGCGCGCCGCGGAGTTCGCGCTGAAGGCCTCCGAGTATGAAGTGGCCCAGGCCCACGCCGCGCTCGACCGCCCGGCCGTCACGATCGAGGGCAATGCCATCGAAGTGAAATCGCCGGTCTCCGGTCGCCTTTTGAATGTGATGCAGGAAAGCGAGACCGTGGTCACCGCGGGCACTCCGATCGCCGAGATCGGTGACCCGGTGGACATCGAGATCGAAGCGGAGATCCTTTCACGCGACGCCGTGGCGATGAAGCCGGGCGACGCCGTCAGCATCGAGCAATGGGGCGGACCGCAGCCGCTGGAGGCGCGGGTGCGCCGGATCGAGCCCGCCGCCTTTACCAAGATCTCCGCGCTCGGCGTGGAAGAGCAGCGCGTCTTCGTGCTGTGCGATCTGGTGAACCCGACGGAGCAGGCCAAGGCGCTGGGTGATCGTTACCGCGTCGAAGTCCGCGTCGCCGTCTGGCATAGTGACGACGCACTGGTCGTGCCCGCGGGAGCCCTGTTCCGCGAAGGCAATCTGTGGAAGACCTTCGTCTTCCGCGATGGCAAGGCGCAGAGCATCACCCTGGAAGCTGGAAAGACCGATGGTCATTTCACGGAGGTGGTGTCCGGTCTCGCCGCCGGCGATGAAGTGCTGCTTCACCCGCCGGACACGGTGAAGGATGGCACGCCGGTGACGAAGCGGAAGTAGGGCTACCGGAATCCATTCACTTCGCCTTCACCCATGGCGGATCATCGCTCATCAGCTTTACCGCCAATTGCTTGAAGCGATCGTCGTAGGTGACCAATGCGATCTCACGCCGCTGGTCGCTCGCCTTCCAACTCGCGGCGTAAACCTTGGTCCACTCGGTGCCCTCGACCTTCGCTTCGAGGTTCACCTGATACATCTCGTATTCATCGACCGCCTTCACCCGGGGATAGATAACGTTATCGCCGGCGGGCAAGGGCGGTAGCTCCTTCCCACCCATCGTGAAGCGGACTTCCTTCGGCGACAGATTGATGACGCGGATGGAGCCGAGCTTGAAAACATCGAGATCGTCATCGAAGGCGTGGATCTCATAGCTGCTCTCGCCCTGTTCATTTTTCACCGGCTGGAAGAGCAGCACCTGCCGCTTCGACTTCGCCAGCTTGCCTTTCGCAACCGGCTTGGTGGCATCACCCGCTTTCACGACGAAGACCGCCTCGTCGCCTTTGAATTCGCCCTCCACGACAGGTGACAGCGCGGCGACGTAGAGAGTGGCCGTCACCGACTTGCCCTTTGGCGTGGCGGGCGGCAGTTGGAGTTCGTTCAAGCCGGGCAAGGGCTCAAGCGTGAGGGTGCGGAAGGCGATCTTGCGCACCTCCTGGGCAGATACGGCAGCGATCGAGAGCAGGAAGATGGCGGCCAAACGGAAGGATTTCATGGCAACGGGTGGCTGGGTTACGGGTGCGGGAATTCTCCCGATCCTCCTTGGATAGCACCTGTTGGAAGCGGTGGGAAGAGCGCTGTTTTGCAGGAGCCCACATCCCGGGAAAAAGAAAGCCGGGAACCGCCCGCGCGATTCCCGGCACCCGATTAGCCCAGGGAAGGGTGAAGCTCAGGGATTGAGCGTGATCTTGTAAAAGGCGCGGCCGACCGGTGGCGAGGGATCGGTGTAGCTGGTCGAACCCGCGGTGCCTGGCCAGGTCGCTTGCAGCGTGGTCCATGAAGCCGCGCCCAGCGTGGTGCTGCGCTCGATCTTGAAGGTCACGCCTTCCACGCTCGGCCACTGGATGGCGCCGCCGCTGCGCGTCGCGACGAACATCGAGCCGCCTTTGTTCGGGATCAGCCCGAGACGGAACTCGGTCAGGTTATCGGTCCCGTCGTTGTCGAAGTCGCCGGTGGCAGTCTGGCCAAGGCCACCGAAGTAAGTGGTTTCCCAAGCGTCCGCCATGCCGTCATTGTCGCTGTCCGATCCGCCGAGGCCCGGCTTGGTGGCGCCGGAGGGAATAGCGAGGTTCGAGGCGTTCGGATCGACGAAGATGTTGTCGATGTAGACCGGATTGTTCGCCGCCGCGTTGTCCACGATCAGGAAGGCGTTCAGCGCGTTCGTCCCCACGCCATTGCGGAAGTCGAAGGCATTGCCGGGATTGACGATCTCCGTCTGCGATCCACCCGGGAGCTGGTAGTAGACCCGGATCGTGTCGGTCGTATTGTCCGCCACCATCCAGATGTTCATCCACGTGGCCGGCTGATAGGCGAGCAGGCTATCGTAAACCACCGCGCCATCACGAACCCGAAGGGTGCCTGCGTTGGCAACAAGCTGGCCCTCGAAGTCCCCGAAGGCTGCGGCCGCGGCGGTGTCGCTGAGGCCGAAGCTGTGGTCGAGCGTGGCGCTGGCACAGCGGAGCTGGAAGAACAGCGTGCCGGTATGGCCGTCGCGGATCTGGATGCCGGAGGCCGAGAGCGACTTCCGTAGTGGCGAACCGACAGCGCCCGGCTTCACGAGATAGCCGACCTGATCGCCGCCACCCGCCACCGGTTCAGCGGCGACGGTGGCCCATGCGTTGAGGGTGGCAAACCAGCCGTTCACCCCATTGAAGGTCTGGCCGACGGTCATACCCGCTCCCTGGAAGTCTTCCAGCAGGGTGAAGCCAGCCGGTTGTGCCGGGAAGCTGTTCGCGTCGCTCGGATTGCTGCCGTGGTCGACCTCATACTTGTCGCCGAAGCTGTCGCCATCGGTGTCGGGAGAGGTGGGGCTGGAGTTGGTTTCCTGTCCATCGAGCAGGCCATCACCATCGGTGTCCTGCACCAGCGGGTTTGCACCTGCGAGGATCTCAGGGCCGTCGTTCAGCCCGTCCCCGTCGGTGTCCCTGAGGTTCGGATTGGTATTGTAGAAATACTCATACTGGTTGGTAAGGCCGTCGCCCACCGGGTCACCGGCTTCCAAGTCATCCTGGCTGGTCTGGGCGGAGATGCCCCAGAAGGCCTTCCAGGAATCCGGAACCACATCCTCGGTGGAACTATAGAAGCTCATCCGGTCGGTCGGATTGGTGCCGTTGGTCTCTTCCATGGCATTGGTGTCATGGTCACCGTCCGGGTCGGCTCCGGGAGCGCCGTTCGGATTGGAGAGGCTTTGGAAATAGGCCATCTCCCATTCGTCATCGAGACCGTCCGCGTCGAGATCTCCGGGGATGGAGTTGGGGTTGGTGG from Luteolibacter sp. Y139 includes the following:
- a CDS encoding ABC transporter permease codes for the protein MIQPLDRKLLRDLGRMKGQVFAVSLVMACGLAMMIMTRSLILTLESTRDAYYQQYALADVFATLKRAPLAMAERVAELPGVSTLEARVAVDVTLDLPGLAEPATGHIISLPEDGSEPKLNRIFLRNGRMPEPDSRREVVVGEAFATENGLRPGDSLVAVINGHRETLQICGIGLSPEFVFEARAGQTLPDHKRFSVIWMPYRALAVAYNLDGAFNDISLDMAPGAAAQPVIAQMDLLLAPYGAGGAYMRKDQASAQRLDDELRVLHALSVAYPLVFLSVAAFMVNAVLARIVRLQREQIAQMKALGYSSRQVGVHYLKFVFVIGLLGTIIGGIGGRFMGGGLVNMYTLFFRFPSLVFRMDYGALGLALFISAGASTLGVLSVVWQAVKLPPAEAMRPEPPADFKPSFFERIGLTRFFSPAFRMALRNIERRPWQAVFTTAGLALATGLMVLPGAMANSIDYLLTFQWNRAQRQDASVFLVEPSSEKGFHDLEHLPGVIRAEPIRSVSTRLRFAHHHRKLSIIGIAPGTNLNRLLDENGQPIILPEEGLIMSKKLAEVIGARVGDEVQVEVMEGRRPVLSIPIRGLVTDFAGVAAYMDIRALRRLMKEGDTINGAYLKIDHARWEDFMREVKDTPRAAVVMVKRDQLESFRDTTAKSIGLIRKLYFVLAVIVAFGVVYNSARIALSERSRELATLRVVGFRLSEVRGVLLGELGLLVLCALPFGLMFGKGLAMFIMASFSTETVRMPIVIETSTYSIAIGVVLTAAALSFAMVSRMLSKLDLVGVLKARD
- a CDS encoding efflux RND transporter periplasmic adaptor subunit, which gives rise to MSDGKSDTPPWEGKRGGSAKGLVRRLIPWLIVGALVALVAMGLKPKPVEVETGVVARAPLTVRVSEEGKTRIRNRYVVAAPLAGRMRRVPFKPGDEIKAGDTVVTAIEPLAAPLLDPRAKALAEAILATREAARNRASESLKAAQSAKTMADLNLDRIHTLKGGAVSQADRDRAEMEGSMRAADVRAAEFALKASEYEVAQAHAALDRPAVTIEGNAIEVKSPVSGRLLNVMQESETVVTAGTPIAEIGDPVDIEIEAEILSRDAVAMKPGDAVSIEQWGGPQPLEARVRRIEPAAFTKISALGVEEQRVFVLCDLVNPTEQAKALGDRYRVEVRVAVWHSDDALVVPAGALFREGNLWKTFVFRDGKAQSITLEAGKTDGHFTEVVSGLAAGDEVLLHPPDTVKDGTPVTKRK